One region of Solanum pennellii chromosome 6, SPENNV200 genomic DNA includes:
- the LOC107021527 gene encoding protein SRC2 homolog codes for MGSRYEVEVKITSAKDLKNINWRYGPLKPYAVVWVDPNAKCSTKVDEDGDTSPYWNDKLVIPLYSPIDESVLYIDMVHAVGAEEDTKPLIGSAKIPLSEVVDEAGVGGEVERTLHLKRPSGRPQGKVQVQVTVRDPRYRARDAYYAPPYGVPPPAQPYNYGQPAPGSYGQPEYGMGSYGQPSVGNYGQAGGVYGYEEEKKKSKFGMGTGLAVGAVAGVLGGVAIAEGIDHLENSIAEDAAEKVEEDLADDDGDYGDDDF; via the coding sequence ATGGGATCACGTTACGAAGTTGAAGTAAAAATAACTTCAGCCAAAGATTTGAAGAACATCAACTGGCGTTACGGCCCACTCAAACCATACGCAGTTGTCTGGGTTGATCCTAATGCTAAATGCTCCACTAAAGTCGATGAAGATGGTGATACTTCCCCTTATTGGAACGATAAACTTGTTATTCCTTTGTATTCTCCCATTGATGAATCCGTATTGTATATCGATATGGTTCATGCTGTTGGCGCTGAAGAGGACACCAAGCCTCTTATCGGATCCGCTAAGATTCCTCTTAGCGAAGTCGTAGATGAGGCTGGGGTAGGCGGTGAGGTGGAGCGTACGCTCCACCTCAAACGCCCTTCTGGCCGTCCTCAAGGGAAGGTACAAGTACAGGTTACCGTACGCGACCCACGCTATCGTGCGCGGGATGCCTATTACGCACCTCCGTACGGTGTGCCCCCTCCTGCCCAGCCTTATAATTACGGGCAGCCGGCCCCAGGGAGTTACGGGCAGCCAGAGTACGGGATGGGGAGCTACGGGCAGCCGAGTGTGGGTAATTACGGGCAGGCAGGTGGTGTTTATGGTTACgaagaggagaagaagaagagtaaaTTTGGAATGGGGACAGGATTGGCAGTGGGTGCAGTAGCGGGGGTATTGGGTGGAGTGGCGATAGCAGAGGGTATTGATCACTTGGAGAATAGTATCGCGGAAGATGCGGCGGAGAAAGTGGAGGAAGATCTCGCCGACGACGATGGTGATTACGGCGATGACGACTTTTAA